From Magnetococcales bacterium, the proteins below share one genomic window:
- a CDS encoding DUF1156 domain-containing protein, producing the protein MVTSPKKLIEVALPLPEINDASAYDKMPGIGPHPKGIHHWWARLPLPTARAVLFASVVDDPSAHPDQFPTGEAQNAERERLFGIIRELMQKKLHERPDVYAKAREEMLKHADGKLPPVLDPFSGGGSIPLEAARLGFAAHAADLNPVAVLLNKCNLELVPRWLECSPVNPEVRGHVLKDTGWTGSRGLAEDVRYYGNLIRERAIAKIGHLYPKVKLPREYGGREANVIAWLWARTIMCPNPACGARAPLVRSFWLCRKKPNFIHAKPVFEDKSIRFIIEKSGIAEKETTSGKGARCLFCGRQFSKAQVRKSAIDHGVEDIPLATVADIGQGRTYLPSDSVWMPEALKPEAPMIEQNMTNDRRWFSPPLYGWSRFVDIFTPRQLTALVTLGDLVKDIHEDVVVDAAKAGRFDDVDEYARTVTTFLALALDRCADFNNGLCRWTSGNQKVMNLFGRQAIPMVWDFAEANILGNTVGSWVTCENYVADCIEVLGKSSVGSGNGRQVDASGAWNDASGLLVSTDPPYYDNIGYAALSDFFYVWLRRTIGDLYPELFKTILVPKAPELTAAPERFDGNKETAKEHFESGFRKAFATLREKMDPRFPLTVYYAFKQEDEKTGSDEDDNGDEEGPNNGTDLTTGWETLLDALLGSGFQITATWPVRASQKWRMVAMGTNALASYIVLACRPRPVDAPQCGRREFLNEMKKELPTALKRLQQGNIAPVDLAQAAIGPGMAVFSRYAKVVESHGNAMTVRTALALINRTLDEVLAEQDAEFDADTRWALAWFDQHGMEEGEFGVAETLSRAKNTAVNGLEQAGIVTARGGKVRLVKRDELPENWDPASDNRLTVWEATQRLIRVLDQHGESGASALLRKLGGSVGETARELSYRLYKVCEGKNWSSEALAYNSLVLVWPELTKLAQATPREHQRTLF; encoded by the coding sequence ATGGTTACATCTCCGAAGAAGCTGATCGAGGTCGCACTGCCGTTGCCGGAGATCAACGATGCATCGGCCTATGACAAGATGCCCGGTATTGGGCCGCATCCCAAGGGCATTCATCACTGGTGGGCAAGGCTGCCGCTGCCGACGGCGCGTGCGGTGCTGTTTGCCTCCGTGGTGGACGACCCGTCGGCGCACCCCGATCAATTCCCGACCGGGGAGGCGCAAAATGCCGAGCGCGAGCGCCTGTTTGGCATCATCCGCGAGTTGATGCAAAAAAAGCTGCATGAACGGCCCGATGTTTACGCCAAGGCGCGCGAGGAGATGTTGAAACACGCCGATGGAAAGTTGCCGCCGGTACTCGACCCCTTTTCCGGTGGTGGTTCCATTCCACTGGAGGCGGCGCGTCTGGGCTTTGCGGCGCATGCGGCGGATCTCAATCCGGTGGCGGTGCTGCTCAACAAATGCAATTTGGAACTGGTTCCGCGCTGGTTGGAGTGCTCGCCAGTCAATCCAGAGGTGCGTGGCCATGTCCTGAAAGACACGGGTTGGACAGGATCAAGAGGGCTGGCCGAGGATGTTCGCTACTACGGAAATTTGATCCGGGAACGCGCGATTGCAAAGATTGGACATCTCTACCCGAAGGTAAAACTGCCCAGGGAATATGGTGGTCGCGAGGCGAACGTGATTGCATGGCTGTGGGCCAGAACAATCATGTGTCCAAACCCGGCCTGTGGCGCCCGAGCGCCATTGGTGCGGTCTTTTTGGCTTTGCCGAAAGAAGCCAAACTTTATTCATGCAAAACCTGTATTTGAGGACAAAAGCATCCGTTTCATCATCGAAAAGAGCGGAATCGCGGAGAAGGAGACGACAAGTGGAAAGGGTGCGCGTTGTCTGTTCTGTGGGCGGCAATTTTCCAAGGCGCAGGTAAGAAAATCGGCAATTGACCATGGAGTTGAGGACATACCGCTTGCTACCGTGGCGGACATCGGACAGGGCAGGACCTACTTGCCAAGTGATTCCGTGTGGATGCCAGAGGCGTTAAAGCCTGAAGCACCGATGATCGAACAGAACATGACGAACGATCGGCGATGGTTCTCGCCGCCGCTTTATGGATGGTCCAGATTTGTAGACATCTTTACCCCACGCCAGCTGACCGCACTGGTGACGCTTGGCGACCTGGTGAAGGATATCCACGAGGATGTGGTCGTGGACGCAGCGAAAGCAGGGCGTTTCGATGATGTCGATGAGTATGCCAGGACCGTCACCACGTTCCTGGCGCTTGCGCTTGATCGATGTGCGGATTTTAACAATGGACTTTGCAGATGGACCTCTGGCAACCAAAAAGTGATGAATCTTTTCGGGCGGCAGGCAATTCCCATGGTCTGGGATTTTGCGGAAGCGAATATTCTAGGCAATACGGTTGGGTCTTGGGTTACTTGCGAAAATTACGTTGCTGATTGCATCGAGGTGCTTGGCAAGTCGTCAGTCGGTAGCGGTAACGGTCGCCAAGTCGATGCCTCTGGCGCATGGAACGATGCCAGTGGTCTTCTGGTCAGTACCGATCCCCCCTACTACGATAACATTGGCTACGCTGCACTATCCGATTTCTTCTATGTCTGGCTCAGGCGTACCATCGGCGACCTGTATCCCGAGCTTTTCAAAACCATCCTTGTACCGAAGGCCCCTGAACTTACCGCTGCCCCCGAACGCTTCGACGGGAATAAGGAAACGGCCAAGGAACATTTCGAGTCCGGCTTTCGCAAGGCCTTTGCCACCTTGCGCGAAAAGATGGACCCGCGCTTTCCGCTCACCGTCTACTACGCCTTCAAGCAGGAAGACGAGAAAACAGGCAGTGACGAGGACGACAACGGAGATGAAGAGGGCCCAAACAATGGGACCGATTTGACGACGGGTTGGGAGACGTTGCTCGATGCCCTTCTTGGCAGTGGCTTCCAGATTACCGCGACCTGGCCGGTGCGCGCTTCGCAGAAGTGGCGTATGGTGGCCATGGGTACCAATGCCCTGGCCTCCTATATTGTGCTCGCCTGCCGCCCGCGTCCGGTCGATGCCCCACAATGCGGTCGCCGCGAGTTCCTGAACGAAATGAAGAAAGAACTCCCGACCGCGCTCAAACGCCTCCAGCAGGGGAACATCGCCCCTGTGGACCTGGCCCAGGCGGCCATAGGTCCCGGCATGGCCGTGTTCTCGCGTTACGCGAAGGTCGTCGAGTCGCACGGCAATGCCATGACTGTGCGCACCGCTCTGGCTCTGATCAACCGGACCCTTGATGAGGTACTGGCCGAACAGGATGCGGAATTTGACGCCGACACCCGCTGGGCATTGGCGTGGTTCGATCAGCACGGAATGGAGGAAGGCGAGTTTGGCGTGGCCGAAACGCTCTCACGGGCCAAGAACACGGCGGTCAACGGCCTTGAACAGGCAGGCATTGTCACGGCGCGGGGTGGCAAGGTCCGTCTGGTCAAACGGGATGAGTTGCCGGAAAACTGGGACCCAGCCTCGGACAATCGTTTGACTGTCTGGGAAGCGACCCAGCGCCTGATTCGTGTCCTCGACCAGCACGGTGAAAGCGGCGCCTCGGCGCTCCTGCGCAAGTTGGGCGGTTCGGTTGGCGAAACGGCACGGGAGTTGTCGTATCGACTGTACAAGGTCTGCGAAGGCAAGAACTGGTCGAGCGAAGCACTGGCCTACAACAGCCTCGTGCTGGTTTGGCCCGAACTGACCAAATTGGCCCAGGCAACACCGCGCGAGCACCAACGAACCCTTTTTTGA
- the pssA gene encoding CDP-diacylglycerol--serine O-phosphatidyltransferase yields the protein MTGKRGAYIFPSLLTTGGMFFGFYAIMAALTGQYERGALAIVAAGIIDGLDGRVARAMNATSAFGKEYDSLADFLSFGIAPAVLIHQWALVPFNRVGWAGAFLYAVCGALRLARFNVQHYVGDERVFKRYFQGLPIPAAAGILVATLLFYLEMGWDPPSPAGGYGGVAFLPLLLVYALGILMVSNIRFRSMKDVDWHKSRPFLTLVGVVVFLAVLTIHLAVTLFLLSGFYLASAFHSHREYRRLLAEGKEVEEDEVKDFTV from the coding sequence ATGACCGGAAAACGTGGCGCCTATATCTTTCCAAGCCTGCTGACCACGGGGGGGATGTTCTTCGGCTTCTATGCCATCATGGCGGCATTGACCGGACAGTATGAGCGGGGGGCCCTGGCGATCGTGGCGGCGGGAATCATCGACGGTTTGGATGGCCGGGTGGCGCGGGCGATGAACGCCACCAGCGCCTTTGGCAAGGAGTATGACAGTCTTGCCGATTTTCTCTCCTTTGGCATTGCTCCGGCGGTGTTGATCCATCAGTGGGCATTGGTTCCGTTCAATCGGGTGGGTTGGGCGGGGGCTTTTTTGTATGCGGTTTGTGGGGCGTTGCGCCTGGCCCGTTTCAATGTCCAGCACTATGTGGGGGACGAACGGGTTTTCAAACGTTATTTCCAGGGATTGCCCATTCCGGCTGCTGCGGGAATCCTGGTGGCGACCTTGTTGTTCTATCTGGAAATGGGGTGGGATCCGCCGTCTCCGGCGGGTGGATATGGGGGGGTGGCTTTTCTGCCGCTTCTTCTGGTCTATGCCCTGGGCATTCTGATGGTCAGCAACATTCGTTTTCGCAGCATGAAGGATGTGGACTGGCACAAGTCGCGACCGTTTCTGACGTTGGTCGGGGTGGTGGTGTTTCTGGCGGTACTCACGATTCATCTGGCAGTGACGTTGTTCCTTTTGAGTGGTTTCTATCTGGCCTCGGCGTTCCACAGTCATCGGGAGTATCGGCGTCTGTTGGCGGAAGGGAAGGAAGTGGAGGAAGATGAGGTCAAGGATTTTACAGTCTGA
- a CDS encoding phosphatidylserine decarboxylase family protein, whose translation MSSLSPVAREGWPFILGFAVVAALASLVLPNLACILPFWLLTGWCVWFFRDPDRVVPADPGVLVAPADGRLVAVEEVAQAPFGLGPSLKLSIFMNVFSVHVNRAPMAGRIEAMAYHPGRFLNARLDKSSLENERMELLMRGEGGILVCFVQVAGLVARRIVCRVGQGDRLERGGRFGLIRFGSRVDLYVPRSAKVLVTLGDETRAGETIMAHLNVAAGG comes from the coding sequence ATGTCCAGCTTGAGTCCGGTGGCACGGGAGGGATGGCCGTTCATTCTCGGGTTTGCCGTCGTTGCGGCGCTGGCGAGCCTGGTTTTGCCCAATCTGGCGTGCATATTGCCGTTCTGGCTCCTGACGGGTTGGTGTGTCTGGTTTTTTCGCGATCCGGACCGGGTGGTTCCCGCCGATCCCGGAGTCCTGGTGGCCCCGGCGGACGGTCGGTTGGTGGCGGTCGAAGAGGTGGCCCAGGCGCCGTTCGGTCTTGGGCCATCGCTGAAACTTTCCATTTTCATGAATGTCTTCAGCGTTCACGTCAACCGGGCGCCGATGGCGGGTCGGATCGAGGCCATGGCTTATCATCCGGGTCGCTTCCTGAATGCCCGGCTCGACAAATCCTCACTGGAAAACGAACGGATGGAACTCCTCATGCGGGGCGAGGGGGGGATTCTGGTTTGTTTTGTCCAGGTCGCGGGGTTGGTGGCGCGGCGGATCGTCTGCCGGGTGGGGCAGGGGGATCGGCTGGAGCGCGGCGGGCGGTTCGGATTGATCCGCTTTGGGTCGAGGGTCGATCTTTATGTACCCCGTTCGGCGAAGGTTTTGGTGACGCTGGGGGATGAAACCCGGGCTGGAGAAACGATCATGGCCCATCTGAATGTGGCGGCGGGTGGTTGA